The nucleotide window ATGAGTGAATCATCTGTTCCCTGATTCCCAAACACTGAAATTGCTGCAGCACTGGTAAACCATGTGATTGCATAATAATGGCAATGTATTGGTCTTCTTTTTGTTTGGAAAGCAGAAGTTTCTAGTTGAACAATTCATATTGCTACAGGAAGGAAAGGTCTTTCCTTGGACAGGAAATACCACCTTAGGTACACAGCTGAAGAAGAGAACCATGCGTTGCTTTTATTAAATGTAACTTATTATTTCTACTGCTGCAGTTTGTTCATCAAATGCTTTGTAAAACAGGTAAAACATATCGATATAGTATGATATTCAAATATCTTTCCCTAATTAATCACTTGCTTGAGATGACTGGCTTGGTCTAAAGATAGCGTGCATGGACATTCACCCACTCAGTCCATTTTGAGAGCTGCTAACCTATTTAGCTGTGTACTTTGGCAGCAATGCTTTCTGTTTGGAATAACAAAGCTTATGTAtatagaaagaaaaacaactggGATCAGTAACAACCAAATAACCTGTACATaatcaaacagaaagaaaaatatagaaaaaaatTCGATCAAAGATCATTGGAAAAACAAACTCCAACTCCAAAAGTTAATTAAATAATGACTGCAcaaatgttttcctttctcTGGAATGCAAAATTCCCATTTTCCACAGGGTACTGGACAAAGGCAGGAACGAAAATATACTAAACTTTTGGTTAGCGTTCTGAAAAGCGGATTTACTTATTACAACCAGATTGATGCAGCGCTCTACTTGATGATTAGAATACACCTATTGTCGAAGCCTACAAGTAAATGGAGCCAACATCtagcctacttatttttttGTCTCATGTTGTCGTCTATCCTTTGATGAGTTCCAACACATTCAGAAAGCCTCCTACCACCGACATTAAATGCTGTTAGAGCGACTGCTGTCTATTTCGTTCAGTCGAGACATATCTGTATCAAATCTATGTGTCCAATTGTAAAGTGATGAAAACCGCATGAATCCTTCGCATGAATCAAATTCAATGAATAATTGACATTTTCTTGTAATAGGAAGAGATGGTTATCCAACGGTTCTAGCTGGTCAGTTGCACGGATATATTCAAGCAGGCTACAAAAAGACACAAAAACAGCGAACAGGCTCAGTCTCTTACTTGCGTTCCTATTTCCGCACGTAGGCGAAAATAACGGGACTGCTCCGTATAAATAGATCACATACGACGAGGAAGAAGAACGCTGATCAACTGAAAAAACGACCATCACATCTGCTCACCTGACCCGTTAGTCCATGGAAAAAAGGAGGACAGTCGCGGTGCTGTTTTAGGTTCACATTGATGGATTTTCACTGTTCACTGTCCATCTCCTGCTGCCACATCCACATCCTGCAGGAAAAACAAACCCAGTGGTATGCGGTGCGCCCCTGCTCAAACGCGCTCCTGCGATGCATGCACATGTGCGACgcggagaagaaaaaaaacagcgaGCACCACTGGAACGCCCACCACACGCCTCGCATCTCAGCTGCTGGACGAAACCAGTAGGCAGACTGGGAGACAAACTGTCGCTAGtgatgtggtggtgtgtggtgtagGTGTTAATGGTTGGCTCTACCGAGGTGTGCTGTAAGAACACCTCCTGAAATACGATGGGGAATGTTGAGTTAATTTGGCTTTATGGAAATGGATTCAACAATTGCTCAGTCTATACTTTAGACCGACTGCTATATGTACTGAGATATTTGTTTGTTAGAGATGAAGGTCATACCGAACTACCAGCCTATAATAATTAGGCCTACTTGTCCAAAACAAGGCTAATTGCTTTAAAGTTGAAGAAAACCGATGATAGATTGAGATAGGCTATTACACTGGAACAATACAAATTAATACAGGCTATTATTGTAATATGATTTAGGTTTATATTTGGTCTATGCAATACGCATACAATTAGCTTACTTATTGATTGGGGGGCATGTATACAATAACAATGATGTATTCTATAAAAAATGATTATGGTTGTATGCCAGTGTTAATTCAGGCATGACATTTAGCTCACGTATACAGTGTGCGATTGCAAACCCGTTAGGCTTCAAACAATCAATCCATTTCTAAATTAATAACAAAATCAATACTGTATTATACATTAATGACATGTCATTAATATTGGAATATTGGGattgacagagggagagggagaggtaatgTCAACTTTACTGTATCCTTCTCTTCCAGCTCTAATAGGCTAGATGCTGCCTGCTAATCAATTCCACTGAGACTGCAAGATCCTATGTGCAAGGCTCCATAGAAACAGGAGTTAAACAGTTTAAGTGAGCAATTTTTCCCCCAGGTCTCCCACTTCTGTGTCCGGAAACTTTTTTTGCGATCGGGGACCCATGAATACAATCAACCCTTTGGCAGTTCCAACCCTATTTCAACATTTAGCCTACTCTTGTTTATATATCCATCAACATCCGTAAAAACAGCACTTCAGAAAACTTCTCAATTATAACCAGAAGTGTATCCAGTAGGCCTCCATTGGCAGCGGTTAATTGTATCGACATATATTTTAATACGGGAATAATCTAAGTTATAATATTTATACAAATTTGCCATGTTTAATTAGACGATCGTCAGAAATCCATCAACAGGGCGCGGTGTAGCAGCACGTCTAAAGCAAAATAAAACGTCATTTCCCACAAGCCATTGCGATGTACTTCCTGGTTGAAAGAAGTTGAACTCAATCGTCATACTCATGCTGCCGGATAATAACAGAGGCTGTATTTAGTTAGCTAACCGGCGGGGTTGCGGTTCTACTATTAAAAATACCAAAACTGTGTCAATattagaaataaaatgtctGGAAAAGCAAAGGATCTTCTGCAGATGGACCTGTATGGTCTGCTCGGCATTGATGGAACTGCCACACCGAAAGAGGTGTGTTTACTCCCGGGGTTATTCATGCAAACGTTCTGGGTATTTAATGCATATATTTatcaaatagaaaaataatataaGCGCTCGTTTGAACTGTCATAATAGTGTGATATTGGTTTTATCCGGGGGCTTATACGAGAGGTCTGTAAACCGAAGGCTTGCTATGTGTCTAACCTTACTAACGTTACATGCCTGGCTAGCTGTGCATGTCCTAGCTCACAAAATGACTTGACGAATTGAGCCAtagcttattattattactactacaTTATTTGCCATGATCACAACGGTTTAAAAAGTATAGAGAGTAGTGGGCCAAATTAATTGCTTGGCGGGAGTAGAGCCTGAAATGATATTTAACATTTGTAATTCAGTAGATGTCCACCAGGTAGAGTACTTGTCCCTCCctaaaacagaaacacaaacgtTTCGCTCGCTCAGGAGGATGAATTCAGTCAAGCAATACAGATGAGCGTCTTGTCGATGACAACgtttaaaaaaaagcaatacataGGACAGCCACAGATGTAGTAATGCTTGCTTTGTATGATATATGGTGTAACAATTTGACTGTGTGGAAAACTTGAATGCCCAAGCTCATGCAAATAGTCAAGACAAAAATAATATGGCTTTGGTGTGTCTGTAGGTACAGATTCCAACATTACTGGGTAAAGATTATATGCACTTCCTTGTGTCATCATCCCAGCCCAGTCATCCACAGAGCTGACCGCAATGTAAATCTTCATAAGCCCTCAAGTGGAAAATATACGCCACCGCATATTACATAGACAACAAGCATGACAGCGTGGAGACAAATGGGCACAGATAACTCAGAGCTGGTACATGATAAGGGGTTGCAAGCCCTAAGAAAACAACCGCTATGTAATCCTGCAAGAACTAGTATACACTGTACACCAGTTAATAGCACAAAATGGCCATTTGTTCAGTACACCACCACCTTAGACTACTCCGCTCCCCAGAATCCTCAAGCCATGAGGGAAATTAGAATTACTGCCAAAACGAGAGGAAGAAGTTAATTTCCTAATTGGGTTTCAAAGTCCTACCCGTCCCAGTGGATTAAAGGAAGTTAGCGGTTGTGGCTTTGGCACAAACGGGTCTCCAAAATGTACAAGGAGTCCTGTGAGGTCCCCCTGATGGGGGGGCGAGAtaagcatgttttttttgtatgtatttagtACAGTAGTGACTGGAAGTCCCCCAAAGCAATTAAATATATGAAGACAGATGACATCAGATGAGTTCGTTAGCCCCGGTGGTCTGGCCCTGTTGGTGCACAGCCGCCATCAGGCAAGTTGTTGATCAcacggagggaggaaggggccgCTTATGTGGGCTCAGCCGCAGCTTGTAAAACGTTGCCCTGATGCAGCGGAATCacctactgctgctgctcttcctcctggttccaTTTAACGTGTCTCGCCTGTTGTCGCTACGCTATTCACCTTATCCGTCGTCGCTCGGTCTCTTGATGGACGGGGGAACGGCCCAGTGGAACATTCTGGATGGGAACTGGGGaacctaaaaaaataaataataattggaTGCATGGAGTGAACTGCAGTGATTTGGGTGTGCTATTATTGTGTTGCTAATGGGGGGCCTTTCTTGATCCGAGTCCAACAGCCATCTAGAGAGTCATGCCTATACTTATCGGCAGAGCTTAAGTAATTAGCCTAATAGCTAGAGTGGGCCTTTTTTTTCCTACCACAGATTCTGTGTTAAACCACTCCAAAAAATGCAAACCGTATTTCATGTGGTTTAATAGTTTTCTTGAAATAGAAGCGATGCATTATAGATGATGTTATGTTTGTCATGGAATGCTTTTAATGGGTGCACTTCTGAATGGCAGGTAGTCACACTCGCCATATGGAAAATATTTTTCTGCGCAACTTGGTCGATTTGAGACTATCTCATGGGATACGAAAATCCACCTtttgagaggtgtgtgtgtgtgtgtgtgtgtgtgtgtgtgtgtgtgtgtgtgtgtgtgtgtgtgtgtgtgtgtgtgtgtgtgtgtgtgtgtgtgtgtgtgtgtgtgtgtgtgttatccttTGAACTCCACCATTACACTACCATTCATTCTTGTAGCGTTTGAACCTCAATGACTAGAATATGTGATGATCAGTGTCACACCCGATAACGTCCTCACCCTTGCCCTTCCTCTGTCTtgtcctccctccctgctgGCTCTACCCCAGCCCTACCCTGTTGTGCATGGTTTTGTTTTTCCTCAAGCTGATAATGCCATGTAAAAAAGCTGAAGACTATAATAAGTAAGGATGGGCCCATGGCCGGGCTGGCAGCTAATCAGCCACAcagggtggggagaggagggggctagCTGGCGGGGCCAAGCCTCTGCTACACCGGGCCCAGTTTGTCCGCTGTAATAGGCACCAAGGGCTGGCGTAATGCAGACAACATGTGGGCACGCCGCTACCACTGCGGCCTCGCCGAGGAGGCAGTGGGGCGGCGTGGGGAGGGCCTGCTCTCAGCGGGCACCATTAGGCTACTGTTTGGTCTGCTCCACGTTTTGGCCGCAGTAATTATCTCCTTGATTTCTCGGCTCCTCCTCTTTCAAGTCAGAGCGGGGGCGAGATTTCCTCTTGTCATAAGGTTGGCCTCGTTGGCCGGGGCCGGCTGGGGTTTAGTTTAGCGCTGATGGTCATGTCTTCAAAAGGGTACTCTGATAATTGATTCAAGAGGCAATCGGAGAGGGTCAGGGTGGGCTAAACGAAGATAAGTGCCACGGTTATTATTGGCCGTGATCGGGTGGCCTGTAGGGAGAGGCCATTTGATCTGAGAGCTCCCATTATCCACTAACCCCATGAACAAAACCAGCCCGCCTGGGACACTTTGGTAGACCCAGAGAGTTCCAGCATCAATAGGGAGCCTGCGTGGCGCGGTGTTGATGGGAGCTATCATGTCTTGTTAAAGTAAACTACACTGTAGCAGCGGTACTTATTTCGCTATTACTAGTCGTAGACAGACGGTTAAGAAAAAAGACGAGGGCCGCAAAAGAAGAACTGTAGTATTTTGTTTCAACCTACCCCGTCCACGGCCAATCGGTGTCAATCAAAGGTATGCTTTGGTGTGGCGGCTCCGGCAGGAACGGGTCTGATGCCAGGGCTTTTGTTGACACCGCCATGTGCAGCGCAGACAGATGGATGGCATCGGGCAGATTAAGGGAGGGCTGAACGGCGTGATGTAAGGTCTTCTCCAACTGGCCAGCAGTACCTTTGCGTCACTCAAAGCTGTCGAGGAACACAGGCTTGAAACATGATTGGCTAGCTGTCTGAAGACCAGAGCCGCGGTACCGAGATATAGATGAGGAGACAGACATAGGGGCTAAAATAGAGAAGGTGTCATATATGTCCTGAAAGAATTGTTGGCTTGTGCTAAAATATCAATTGAGCTAAAATGTCCCTATTATCGAATTAAACAAATTGCCGAACTGAATGGCCAgtatatttctttttatttaattgtataaaTTCAGCTGTAATACCCAGTATTTCAGCACACAGTGAAGCAATCAGCAGGACTGTTGGATATTAAATGGCACCATCCATCTCcattattaatttatatatatatatatatatatatatatatatatgtgtgtatacgtaTATGTTGTctatgtatgcatatgtgtgtgtgtttatgagcagCTTGTGTAAGACTTCATCTAAGTTAAACAAGAGAAGAAGCTGGGCTTGGGCTATCACATTATGATCAAAGCATTCACATACACAGTGGACATTAGACAATGGAGAGCACCTAGACATTGTCTGGAGATGTATTGGCGTGGCTGACCGTCTTAGACACGCTACCACGCTCCGTCTCCTTGTCTTTTGGAATGCACTGCAGAGATTGAATCTCTCTCACAGGGATACACACAAAAATctacacaaaaagacacactgcGCACTCTGTCTTATCCCCAGGACTATAGCATTTGAAGCAAATGTTTCCCATATATATCAGCAGAGGAGCGGGGGCCCAAGTATTTACTGGCGGGAGATTGATTGATTTATGCTGAGCTGAGGGGGGTACATCAGGGGGGGCCTCCTGGGCTGGGGGGGACGCGTGAGTAGTGAGGGGCTGGGGGTTTGTGGAAGCATGCAGAACGCTGGCGCGGCCAGCCAGGGATGTGGTAAGTGTGCGTGAGAGTGTAAAGGCCatctgtgtgtagtgtgtgtgtgtgtgtgtgtgcacatgggtCGGTGTACCCGATTTGTGCGgagcagagcccccccccccccccatcctgggCTTCTACGTGCATGTTCTTTCTCCTTAAGAGGAGAAGATATCTAATGAAAACCACCTTGTCATTAACTGTTCTCTGAACCCAAGAATGGTGAACATTTCACACCGTGAAAAAAGAGGGTAGAATCAGCATAATCAGCTCTGACTCAAACTTTGCATGACATTACAATGGTCCAAAAATGTTCTCCAATTCCAACGTGGTGTGCCAGTGTTCCTCCCCCCGCAAAAAAGGGTTTTGGCCCAAAGCCTAAGATATGAATGGCCACCTTCCAGACGTGTGACGGACAGTGGCGGAGCGTTTAAATGTGTGTTATTATAACCTTCGGGGTTGGGGCTATTTTGGTTTTTCCTAAATTGGAATTAGGACTGAATAATAGTTTTTCTTGTTGCTGCATACTCGAGGTACAATCTAGCACGCCGGCCCAAAGTGGCCCTATAAATCTTGTGGAGATGTCTGTGGCTTTGTGATTGTGCAAGACGCTTCGCCAGAGTGGTTAGGCTCCATTAGCAACGTGTCCAGGAGACGCAAACCAGGGCACGACGGCTCAGGTGTCGATTCAATTCAACGCCACCGCTAAATGAACACCACATTTTGCCTTCGGTTCTTGCATATCAAACCTTTTTTCACAgttttcatattttttgttgttgcacaTTTCTCTTATGGGTCCATCAATTTGACATTATTATTTTCTCGGCCAAGGACAGCATGATGAAGAATAATCAGGGCTTGAGGCCAGGGATTTCTAAGGCTCCAGCCCTGGGAGACTGACACCTGTGTCTGGACTGTCAGTCAGCGTTTCCTGCCTCCGCACTAACTGACTGCTGCTGTGTTCTTCTGTCTGACAGATAAAGAAAGCATATCGACAGAAAGCGCTGACATGCCATCCCGACAAGAACCCGGACAACCCGAAAGCAGGTAAATTTAGCGATGGAAGTGGTCCTCACAACATGTATTCACAATGTCTGCTTTCATAACCTTGCTGCCTGCCGTAAAGGACGATCTTCAAGGGAGAGGGACGATGGAAGGCCAGTGTCTGTCCTCAACCACTTGTTGCCAAAAACTAAATAAGAGCTCTATCGCACACCCATTAAACCCAACGTTATCAGTTTTTAATGTGCTTTGTATGATAAAGAATGATTTTTGTTTCAAACCcttcacacacccacatacgtTGACATGGCTGCATTTAGGcctacatccccccccccttttatccatcactagcagcacttGACAAATCAATTACTGAGCGGAGCAAATTAGACTCCGAATTTGCTCTGCTCATCCCATGTCTCTCTTTACACCTGGTgccatattatgccaccaggtgtgagtgtgattagcggCAACAAGCTGtttgcctcttctgacatcactagtgggcatgtccacctagatgtgtgctggatagatcagtctgccagcctacccagtgtaATGCAGCtaatgttgctcatctatccgtcatacatctaggtggacaagcccacttgtgatgtcaggcAGATTATCAAAACGTCTTATAATggctaaccacactcacacctggtggtatgatatcaCCTTTAACATCTCCGAGCACCAACATCTCCCTAGCCAAGCGAGATCAGAACGGACACCGGCCGGCCGTCCCGACTCCATACCTTCCCTCCTCTAGCTCTGGGAGTCTCCCCCGAAGCTCTCTGTTGCCAGCCAGCATGTCAACAATTATACAGGGACGTTTAAATGACGCATCTTGGGAAAAGGACTAGAAGGTTCTTTCTTTGTTGGGGGGAGGGCGGGTACCTTGGACAAAAGGCTGGTCGTGAGGCATGTTTTTAACTGAGGTCTTTGCGGTTGCTGGATGGCTCAGACAATTCCtgattatgtaaaaaaaaaaaacgaggaaatgattggggggatggggggacaggggggggggggggggggataatggTTGTCGGGGTTGAGGGGAATAATAGAAAAGCAGGAGGTTTGTTTCCCAGAAATTGTAAAGAAGTGGTTTTGGAGGGCCTCACTAGAACTCTAAAATACCCAGACTTGCACGAGAGCCGGGCAGGCTTTGGGACTTTGAGTCCGTTgcgtgatggtgtgtgtgtgtgtgtgagctcctGCTCGTGTAGTGCCATAATGTGGCGGTTGTATGGGGTGTTATTATATGCAAACCAGAGGTTAGTCTGGGGTTATGGTTCCCAACCTCCTCACGCACCACAACACACCCCCTCCCTCGCCGTGTgttctgcacccccccccccccccccggcccactCGTACCGTACATGTTGTGACAGTGGGAGCTACCCAGTGGGCACGGCAAATCACCCCCGGTTGGATCGCGTTCCAGCCCATAATATGTGTGTAAGTAACCGGACCCCCTCCGCTGGCAGCCGGTCTCCAGAGCCTCCTGTTTGTGTGCCCGGCCGGCCTCCGCTGGGAGAAACAGTATCTGTTCGTTAGGCCTCCCTCCCATAAGTGAGTGATTAAGCCCTGCAAGCATCGTGCAGTAACATggtggcaggagggggggcctGTCTcatcctgagtgtgtgtgtgtgtgtgtgtgtgtgtgtgcgtgtgtaggaaCAGAGCCCTGCATGGTTGGGAGTGATTGCAGCAGTAGGCCCTCGGGGCACTCTAATGGGAGATAGATGGGGAGAGGCCCTGGGTTTGTGTGGGAAAGGCAGAGCCGTGTCATTGGAGGAAACTCCTTTTCCCCAGACTCCAGgcaccttttttcttttttaaacgcAGGAAATGTCTCGTGTTTATAGCACACCTGAAAGGCAGCTCTGGCACGGAAAGGGTACCGTGACGCAAGCCCATGCTCCTTCTCAGTTCCggtcacatcccccccccccccgcctctccttGACGTTCCCCTGCTTGTGCACAGGGCTCTGGGCCTGTGTGGCCTGCAGTGCCTCAGGCTGGGTATCAAACTGACAAGACTCCTTTTTTCAGCGGAGCACTCAGTCGTCAACCgcttcgtgtgttcattatcgCTGACGATGTCTCCCTGAAGTGCCATTTTCCTCTCCATGTAATAAAAGCCTGTATGCCCCTGAGCTCACTTCAATAAACTAATAAGACACAAATGTGTTTTTGGGGGGATAGTCATTGCTTGGTTGATTCATCGATTTTCTTTCAATTGAATCTCTTTTTAGCTGACCTCTTCCACCAGCTCTCCCAGGCTCTCGAGGTGCTGACCGACGCGGCGGCCAGGGTAAGTGCGGTGACGTCACGGAGAAGAGCCTGTCGATACACATATATGTAGCTGTAAGTCTGACGTCAGGACGTGTTCATCCCCGATGGGTTTGCGTTGTCCTTCCAGGCGGCCTATGATAAGATCTGCGCGGCCAAGATACAAGCAGCGGAGCGGACCAGAAAACTAGATGGCAAGAGGAAGAAATTCAAGTTTGGTGAGTTATCAGTAACTTTCACCAAAATAGTCATAAATGAATAACTGGCCAACATGTGTCATCAGATAAATAGATTGTACGCCAAGTAGATGTCTTTAATGATGAATATTCATTTGAGATTTTGAAAGGCTACCAGCATGCAGCGTGAAAATGGTTCCAACCCGCACCGTCACACATGGGAAACAGAACTTTATTCCTATATTTTGGAAGGGCCAAGTCAATGAACCAATACCTGCAAACCCATAGAAACACTACAACACTAACAGCCCACCGCTCTGCTGTCCTGCACCACCCACCACACATAAGGACACCTGAAGCTAACGCTCTCTGGAACACCACTGAAGCAATATGActgatgtgtgcgcgtgtggctGACGCAGACTTGGAGGCCAGGGAGGGTCAGGCCGAGACCCAGACCCAGGAGGAAGCGGGGAACACGAGATCCCTGGAAGAGGAGGTACGTGACGTCGTCGTATCAGGATCTCATTAGGGTCCGTCGTGGTCTGGAGAAGAACGATCACATCCGCGTAATACAGGACATGTGGCCGGGGAGGAAGGTAGCCCCGCCGCACTCCAAGATATAATAAAGCACACCCAGGTGCGTCTGTTACACTATTTGTCAAATGCTCCGGTCAAATTGACTCCAGCACGAACTTGGGCAGGGAACAAAGGCCCATTCCTGGACTGTTTTATTAAATTCTTTATATCGGCCCCGTCATAATGACCAGAGCCTATTAGGTGCTGTTGCGTGACTTGATGTGCTTTGTTCAGGCAGCGAtggacaaataaatatatataaagcatTGCGTGCAGCACCCAGAGGTGAGTCCTGGCAGCTCTACAGGCTTTATTGCCTTTAATTATGGGGCCATGTGCATTAAGGAATCACTGAGGAATGATGGGATAACCAGTAGGTGGCACTGTGCTGCTTTACACTGTTTTTACGAGGTGTTGTTGCCAAGGGTTAGTTGAGCACCACCACTCAAACCCATGCTCATCCGACAGTGTAGCCGGTGTAGAAACGCTGCCCCAGGAACAGATAAGCAGTTTGAGTTGGAGGGTTGTGTAGTCGGAGCATCATCAGAGTCCGCGGGGCACTGTcctatgcaaaataaatagcTTTTCACAACATAATaagtgtgcgagtgcgtgtgtgagacgtttttgtgtccgtgtgtcccaTCAGATCGCCCGTCTGAGAGAGGAAGGCTCCAGGCAGCTTCAGGAGGAACAGCGACTGATCCGGGAGCAGATCcagcgggagagggaggagcaggagcataGAGGAGCCGGTTACACACACCCAGGTAGGCTCCATTACCGCGAACTGCAGGGATTAACGGTCCGACGGGCCATGTCCAATCCAGTTAGGCCTGCTTTCATCTGGTTTAGCCCCGTCTTATCACTGCCCCACAGCAGTCTGCTGGCTACTAGTGTTCAGCTGTAGGGTCGCCTGTAGATGTTTGGAACAATGGGCATGCTGCACGCCACCTAGGTGATCTTAGGTCTGTCGATTATGATACATGGGCCAGTGCTTCATGTTGCCATCTTCCTGAGTTTGTGTGATGATGTCTGGTTCAACCTGTTACACATTGATTACTTAATGTGGAGGTTGTGCAGCATCATCCGGCCCAAGCGTCCTttcagtctgactcgggccaggtgaggctcctTAAACCAGCCATTATCCACACATGCTCCTACAACTTGGATTCAAATTTTTAATCTGCACATGTATTTGGTTTGGCGGGAAGTATATGGGCTTGCATCCCAGCATTTTTGGTGTCACAGATGAAACCATGCAAGGTCATTGTGTCTTCTGGTCCTTTCAGCTCATGGTCAGACTCTGTTTTCCTTTATCAGGGATAGCCATTTGTAATTTATCAGTGGAAGACATTAATCATTTATTTAACAGTAAATTACATTAAACTGACGTTTATCAGTGGAAGACATCCGTCAATAATGTAAGTTAATGacattaaactgtaatttaACAGGGACTAAACAGCATCTATCTTCATCACTCCATTTCAGCCCTTCTCTACTTGAAAATAAATGACCCACCTAAAAATGTCATATTACATTACTGTTATTACATTATAGGGCTATATCAGATTTTCAATCAGGGTAACTAAAAATTATGTTACACATTCAGATGGTATTACGTtttcagggaaaaaataaagattccatttccgctccccccccccccccccccccccctccttctgaaGCCAATTCTCCGGTGCCTTTCAGCGAGGTCGACACTCGGCGACCAAGCAGTCTGAGGGCAGAACCTTCTGCCAATGCATTTCCACGTTAGCACGGTTGTCCGGGCGTGTTACGAC belongs to Gadus chalcogrammus isolate NIFS_2021 chromosome 5, NIFS_Gcha_1.0, whole genome shotgun sequence and includes:
- the dnajc17 gene encoding dnaJ homolog subfamily C member 17; its protein translation is MSGKAKDLLQMDLYGLLGIDGTATPKEIKKAYRQKALTCHPDKNPDNPKAADLFHQLSQALEVLTDAAARAAYDKICAAKIQAAERTRKLDGKRKKFKFDLEAREGQAETQTQEEAGNTRSLEEEIARLREEGSRQLQEEQRLIREQIQREREEQEHRGAGYTHPDSGLGRCSKSNVTPKLKLKWKCKKDDDTNGGYSQEDLSRLLHKYGDVLNVLVSSKKKGSAVVEFATVRAAELALKNERGLNENPLKISWLEGEPEYVAPASLPDQFSPQAPLSTERDYESVVLMRMRQAAERQRLIEEMQEEDDKADAKVKS